The Bacteroidales bacterium nucleotide sequence ATATCATCAAAAGATTTATTAAAAAGGTTGTTTGCTTTAATGTAATATACATTTTTGGCAACTTTTTGGGCAGTTTCAACATCAACTTTTTTGGCAAAAACACCAAAAAATACTATAATTAAAACCAACGATAATAAAAAATGTTTCATAAATTATAAAGTTTAAGGTTATTCGTTCGATACAAATATATGTTTTTTATATGACAAAAAAAAGTTGATAAAAGTTGCATGCTATGATGGGAAATCAATATTGTAATGTAGGCCAATGCTTTCTTTTCTATCCATGGCGGCTCTTATAATAAGATAAGCAACATTAATAGAATTACGTAATTCGCATAACTGAGGTGAAATTTTTGTAGTTTTATAGAGTATTTCTGTTTCGTTATGTAGCATTTTTAATCTTTCGAAAGCGCGTTTTAGTCGTTCATTAGAGCGAACAATTCCGACATAATTAGTCATTAATTGTTGCAATTCTTTTAGTGTATGTGTTATTAATATCATTTCTTTTGGGTGGGTGGTGCCTTTATCGTTCCATTGGGGTACATTTGTTTGATAGTTAATATAATCGATATGGTTTAATGAATCTTCGTAAGCTTTGTGAGCAAATACAATAGCTTCAATGAGTGAGTTAGAAGCGAGCCTGTTGGCACCATGAAGTCCGGTAGAAGCGCATTCGCCGGCAGCATAAAGATGTTGTATGCTCGTTTGTGCATTCATATTAACTTTTATTCCTCCGCATAAATAGTGTGCAGCAGGTGTTACAGGTATGGGTTCGCGTGTTATGTCGATATTGCGTTTTAAACATTTTGCGTAAATTGTTGGAAAATGTTCAATAAGTTCGTTTTTATTTAAATGTGAGGCATCTAAAAAAACGTATTCATCGCCGGTTTTTTTTAAAATATAATCGATGGCTCTTGCCACAATATCGCGGGGAGCAAGTTCTTCGCGACTATCGAAATCTTTCATAAAATAATACCCATCGATGGTTTTGAGTTTAGCTCCAAATCCTCTTAATGCTTCAGTTATTAGAAATGCTGGTCGTTCGGATGGTAAATAAAAAGCGGTAGGGTGAAATTGTATAAATTCCATATTTTCGCAATAGCCTTTGGCTCTATAAAGCATGGCAATGCCATCGCCAGTAGCAATGCTTGGGTTTGTAGTTGTTGAATAAATATTGCCAATTCCACCTGTTGCTATGAGTGTTATTTTGGATAGAATGGTAAAAATTTTGTTTTGTTTTAAATCGTGAACGTAAACGCCATAACATTCAATATTGGGCATACCACGTTTAACTTCTATTCCTAAATGATGTTGTGTTATTAAATCGATGGCAAAATGATTTTCGAGTACAGTAATATTTTTGTTTTCGCGAACTCTTGCTGACAATACACGTTGAATTTCGTCGCCGGTTTTATCTTTGTAATGTAGTATTCTGTATTCACTATGTCCTCCTTCGCGAACAAGATGAAAACGCCCTTGGGTATCTTTATCGAATTGTATGCCCCATTGAATAAGGTCCTCTATTCGTTTGGGTGCTTCGCTAACAACCATTCTTACAACAGTTTCGTTGCATAAACCGGCGCCTGCAACAAGGGTGTCTTTTACGTGTTTTTCAAAGTTATCGGGATTATAGGTAACTGCTGCTATACCACCCTGAGCGTAACGGGTATTGGTATCTTCGAGTGTTTTTTTTGTAACAATGCAAACACTTCCTTTTTGAGCTGCTTTTAGTGCAAAAGCTAATCCTGCTATTCCTGAGCCTAAAACTAAATAGTCGAATTTCATGTGTTTATTTTTATTTTTTGAGCTAAGGTTAGATGGAACTCACATAATAATCATTAAATTGTATGTTTAATATTTAATGATGTTCGTTTCATTTTATAGGTTTAAATCTTGTTTTATTAGAGCAATTTTTTGGTCGAGTAATTGGTTGGCAATTTCGTAGTTAGTATTTATGGTAGCTTTAGTACCAATATAAAATTTAATTTTAGGTTCTGTGCCACTGGGACGAATGGAGATTATTGTTTCGTCTTCTGTAATAAATTGTAAAACGTCTGATTTAGGTAATGAAATAGGGGTTACTTTATTTGTAAAAACTTCTATTTCTTTTTGTTCTAAATAATCTTTTATTTTAATAATGTTGGAATTGGCTAATTTTTTTGGGGGGTGATTGCGAAAGTTATTCATCATGTTTTTTATTTCTTCTTGTCCGTTTAATCCTTTTTTTGTTATAGAAATCAATGCTTCTTTGTATAAGCCAAATTCTTTATAAATATCCATGAGGATATCCCATAAGGTTTTATTTTGTTCTTTTGCCCATGCTGCGACTTCTGCAATAAGCATGCATGCCGAAACTGCATCTTTATCGCGAACGTAGTCGCCAATTAAAAAACCATAACTTTCTTCGCCTCCACAGATGTATGTTTTTTTACCCTCGTTTAAGCGAATAATTTCTGCAATGTATTTAAAACCAGTTAAAACGTCGAATACTTCGACCTGATATTTTTGAGCGATTTTAACCAGCAATTCAGTTGTAACAATGGTTTTTACAATGTATTCATTACCTTTTAATTTCCCTAATTTTTCCCACTGCTCTAAAATATAATAAGTAAGTAAAGAAGCTGTTTGATTTCCGTTTAGTAAGATAAATTCGTTTTTCGAATTTTTAACCGCTATGCCTACTCTATCGGCGTCTGGGTCGGTAGCAAAAACAAGATCGGCATTTATCTTTTGTGCTTTTGATATTGCCATTTCAAGTGCTGATTTTTCTTCGGGGTTAGGACTTTTTACGGTTGGAAAGTTACCATCTATGATTGCTTGCTCTTTTACAATTTGAATATTGGTAAAGCCCATTCTTTTTAATGCTTCAGGAACAAGTTTGATTCCGGTACCATGCAAGGGGGTATATACAAAAGACAAATTATTGTGTTTTTTGATGATTTCTGGTTGTAAGCATAATTGCGTAACTTCATTAAAATAAAGTTCATCGAACGATGAATTTAAAATATGAATATTATCTTGATGTAGATTTATTTTAACTTCTTCAAATGATTGAATAGCTTTAACTTCGTTGATTATATTTTTGTCGTGGGGGGCAATAAATTGTCCTCCATCATTTCCGTATGCTTTGTATCCGTTATATTCTTTGGGGTTGTGCGAAGCTGTAATCATGATACCTGAAACGCAATTCAATTTTCGAACTGCATACGATAATTCTGGTGTTGGACGGATATCATCGAAAATAAAAACTTCAAAACCATTCGATGCACATACATTGGCAGTAGTGTGTGCAAATAACTTGCTGTTGTTTCGGCTATCGTAAGAAATGGCAATTTTTTTAGGTTCGTTAGGAAAGGCTTTTAAAAGGTAGTTACACAACCCTTGTGTAGCCATTTGAACAATGTATATATTCATGCGGTTTGTACCAATGCCCATAATACCTCTAAGACCACCTGTTCCAAATTCAAGATTTTCGTAAAACGCTTCAATGAGTTCGTCTGGATTATTGAGCATTTGTTTAATGGCTTCTTTTGATTCGGCATCCATTAAATTACTTTGAAGCCATTTTTCGGCTTTAGATAATGCAATTTGGTATCTTTCGGTATTCATGGTTATTTATTTTAAAAACGTTAAACATTTATTTAAGCTATCGCGCCAATATGGTATATCTTGGTTAAAGGTAGTTCTAAATTTTTCTGTATTTAATACACTGTATGCAGGGCGTTGGGCTGGAGTTGGATATGCTTCGGTTAAAATAGGATTTACTTTACAGGGTAGGTTGAAATAGCTTACTATGTTGTATGCTAAATCGTACCATGAACAAATGCCTTTATTTGCAAAATGATAAATACCTCTTTTAAAGGTGTGGTGATTGTTAAAGTGTTGCTCAATAATATTTAAAATAGCACGAGCAAGGTCTTCTGCATAGGTAGGACATCCTATTTGATCGTAAACAACATTTAACT carries:
- the nadB gene encoding L-aspartate oxidase, whose product is MKFDYLVLGSGIAGLAFALKAAQKGSVCIVTKKTLEDTNTRYAQGGIAAVTYNPDNFEKHVKDTLVAGAGLCNETVVRMVVSEAPKRIEDLIQWGIQFDKDTQGRFHLVREGGHSEYRILHYKDKTGDEIQRVLSARVRENKNITVLENHFAIDLITQHHLGIEVKRGMPNIECYGVYVHDLKQNKIFTILSKITLIATGGIGNIYSTTTNPSIATGDGIAMLYRAKGYCENMEFIQFHPTAFYLPSERPAFLITEALRGFGAKLKTIDGYYFMKDFDSREELAPRDIVARAIDYILKKTGDEYVFLDASHLNKNELIEHFPTIYAKCLKRNIDITREPIPVTPAAHYLCGGIKVNMNAQTSIQHLYAAGECASTGLHGANRLASNSLIEAIVFAHKAYEDSLNHIDYINYQTNVPQWNDKGTTHPKEMILITHTLKELQQLMTNYVGIVRSNERLKRAFERLKMLHNETEILYKTTKISPQLCELRNSINVAYLIIRAAMDRKESIGLHYNIDFPS
- a CDS encoding phospho-sugar mutase: MNTERYQIALSKAEKWLQSNLMDAESKEAIKQMLNNPDELIEAFYENLEFGTGGLRGIMGIGTNRMNIYIVQMATQGLCNYLLKAFPNEPKKIAISYDSRNNSKLFAHTTANVCASNGFEVFIFDDIRPTPELSYAVRKLNCVSGIMITASHNPKEYNGYKAYGNDGGQFIAPHDKNIINEVKAIQSFEEVKINLHQDNIHILNSSFDELYFNEVTQLCLQPEIIKKHNNLSFVYTPLHGTGIKLVPEALKRMGFTNIQIVKEQAIIDGNFPTVKSPNPEEKSALEMAISKAQKINADLVFATDPDADRVGIAVKNSKNEFILLNGNQTASLLTYYILEQWEKLGKLKGNEYIVKTIVTTELLVKIAQKYQVEVFDVLTGFKYIAEIIRLNEGKKTYICGGEESYGFLIGDYVRDKDAVSACMLIAEVAAWAKEQNKTLWDILMDIYKEFGLYKEALISITKKGLNGQEEIKNMMNNFRNHPPKKLANSNIIKIKDYLEQKEIEVFTNKVTPISLPKSDVLQFITEDETIISIRPSGTEPKIKFYIGTKATINTNYEIANQLLDQKIALIKQDLNL